The DNA window CTCGCATACGGGCGCAGTAGAAGTCTACCGGTGCAGCAGGTCAGTAAACGGAGACCGTGTTCCTACAGAGTCGGTCATCGTCACCTTTGCTGGTCATAACCGACCTTCCGAAATCAAGTCTTGGCCACTAATTTTTCGCGTGGATCCCTTTACGCGTAGGCCACTTCAGTGTAAACGCTGTTTCCGCTTCGGGCATGTTACAAAACACTGCAAGTCTGGGGTGCGTTGCCGTCGGTGCGCTGACTCCCATGACGAGTCCGAGTGTCCTCCAGGCTCGCTCTTGAAGTGCTGTTTGTGCGGTGGTGCGCACCTTTCTGACTATCAAGGCTGCCCTGCACGTAGCCACGAGGCTTCCGTGTTGGAGGTCATGGACTCTCGCCACTGCTGTCGCAGCGACGCTGCTGCTATCTTGAAGAGCCGTGGCAACTCCTACGCTACCATGGCTCAGACTACAGGTCCTGCTACCGACAGACTGGAAAAAATGATTAACTCTGCCGTTGATAATGCTGTTGCCAAACTGAGAGATGAAATTTCCTCTATCAACACTCTCCTGGCCTCCTTGTCTGCTGCTTTGCAGGACGTAGTCTCAACTGTAGTCTCGTCCGTGACGCGTGCTGCTCCCATTGCTACGCCGTCGGCCACTGAGGGCGAGCAGATTCAAACGCCTTCAACAGTGCGCCCATCTCCTCCACATCGCCCCTCCCCTCCACATCGCCCCTCCCCGGTAGCCTGTACGCCTATCTCTGTTTGTCCTTCCCCTGACACAGACACTGAAATGACTCCAACTTCCGCTCTCTCCAAACGCGGTGCCTCTCCCTCTAAGACTGGGTCTGGGTCTGAAAGCCCTCTAGGAAAGCGGAACAGAAAGGGTGGCCGTCCGAATGTGAACAATGATGTCCTTGCAGATGTTGTAGCAAGCTCCATACTCTGTGATGGATAGTGTTAAAGTGCTTCAGTGGAATTGCTACTCCgtttttgcttcccttcctgatCTTACCGCCTTAGTCTCTTCCTATTCTCCCGACGTGATTCTCCTCCAGGAAACGTGGTTAACCCCTGACCGTGCTTTCTCTCTTTGTGGCTTTCATTCTTACCGCTTAGACAGGCCAGCGGGTAAGGGTGGTGGCCTGTTGACTCTTGTGTCTACTGCTTTGGTTCATTCGTCTTCTGTTTTTTTCACACATACGTCGCCGGACTGCGAAGTTCTCGGGGTCCACTTGTCCTTGCCGAATGACGCCCTGTCTGTCATTAACGCTTATTACCCTCGGGGCTTCTTATCAGACTGCTCTATTGACTCTGCCGTCACTCAGGCATCTGGGAGGGTTGTTGTAGGTGGTGACTTCAACTCTCACCATGTTATGTGGGGATCTAAGACAGATGCGCGTGGTCGTGACTTGTGGAATTGGGTTTGTAAGCGGAATTTGTGCGTGGCTAATGATGGCTCTTCTACCTTCCTCCGTGGGCTGGCGCGATCTGCTATTGATCTTTCTTTGTGTTCCTCTCAATCCAAGATGTCGTCGTGGAAGACTATTGATTCATCTACCAACAGCGACCACCTCCCCATACTATTCGTGGTCCCCTGCTCTGCCACGCGTAACTCCTCCTCTCGGATCCTCAATAACCGCCGACTGCAGAGTCAGAAGCTGGATGCTCTTTTGGCCCAATGTGATAGCCTTTCTTCGGTAGACTGGGCATCTCACACACTGTCCTCTGTCGCCCAGTCCTTGCAGCAGTCCTCCTTCTGCGTTACGAAGCGGACTACATCCCCTTGTGCgccttggtggaacgacgactgTGCAAGAGCGTATAGGCGCCGCAAGGCGGCATGGAAGCAAGTGCTTGCCAACACCTGCTATGTGAACTGGAAGAACTACCAGTTTTGTAAAGCTCTCTTCAAGCGGTCTGTTGCTACAGCAAAGCGTGAGTTTTACTCTGGACGCAACACCTTCCTTTCTGCACCGAACCGTAGGAAAGCGCTTCATAGGCATATTGCCTTGCTTCGCTCCTCTTCGTCTGCCGTCTCCACAGATCTCACTGTCCTCTCGGACACTGATTTTAAGGCGCGCCTTGAAGAAATTGCCAAGGGTCTCTCATTGCGTTTTTTCGACGCGATGCCCCTCGGATCAGCCCTTCCCTCTTCTTGTGTGGGCTATCACGATGTCTCTGCCGATGAATTGGAATTTGTGGTGCAGTCCTTGCCCGGAACAGCCCCTGGACCTGATGGAATTTCTGCTGCCACAGTGAAATCTCTGTGGGCCAACCACCGGCCGGCTTTACTGAATCTTGTCAATACATCTCTTCAATATGCATGGATTCCCGCTACCTGGAAGGTGGCGCGCATTGTCATCGTTAAGAAAGCCCCTTCCAATGGCCTTACGCTAGACAATATTAGGCCTATCGCCTTAACATCTGTGCTCTGTAAGACCGTTGAACGTATCATCAATCGGCGACTTCTCTCCCATGTGGTATCCCGTGGCATTCTCGCTGCCCACCAGATAGGCTTTCGCCCTCATTGCTCGATATGGCTCGCCCATACGAACATTGAGAGCCAGATTCGCCTTGCAAAGGAGATGAGACACCTTTCAGCACTTGTTGCCCTGGACATCGCCAAAGCATATGACAGTGTCATACATGCTGTGCTCCTCCAGAGGCTGCTAGACACCGCCACTCCCCCGTATCTGCTCACTTGGATTGCGAACTTTCTCTCGGGTCGCACCTTTTTCTGTTCAGACGGCCGATTTGTCTCCTCAGCGTACCCCCAGAGTAAAGGTGTCCCCCAGGGCTCGGTCCTGTCCCCCATACTGTTTAACATTCTCATGAGCTCTCTCCCTTGTGACCCAGAAGTCCTCACTGTAACGTATGCCGACGACATCGCGTTCTTCGCTTCGGCACCATCTTTGCCAGAGCTGTATGCGAAGCTGCAAGCCTATATGAACACCTTGTCCACGTGGCTAGACTCTGTCCATCTGTCGCTCAATGTGGCTAAGTCTGCTATTCTCGTCTTCCCGCTGGATGCGGCCATCTCTATTGATCTAAGGGTGGGGCTCCAGTCTGTCCGTCAGGTGAGCCAGCTTAAATACCTGGGTGTGTGGTATGACGAGGCTCTGTGCTGGTCCCAACACATCGACTACCTGAGCGCTAAGGCGTCGAAAGCTCTCTGCATACTTCATCGTTGCTGCAGCCCTCGCATTGGTATGCGCAGGACTGCCctcctgtatatatataaactGTACATCCGACCTATATTAGAGTTCGGCTGtgttctgttttcttctctGCCTGACTGGCGCTTGAGTAAACTATACATCTTAGAGAGGCGGGCCTTGCGGCTCTGTTTAGGTCTCCCTAAATATACGGCAAACGACGCACTCCTCTCTGAAGCCCGCCTACCTTCACTGAAAGAACGCTTTCGGTCTCTTACTATCTGTTGCTACCTCTCGCAAAGACAACACCCGATTGCGTTGGAGAATAACGAGTCGATGAGAGACACTCGGCTTTGGCTAACGCGCCGTTGGCACCGTAGGAATACACCACAGCTGCTTTTCGCCGAACAGCTCCTCGCGCCACTCAGGATCTCTTTGGCCGATGTATGTGTACTTGGTCCTCACCGGGATGCCGCCTTCATTCAAGTCTCCGAGATATTTCATGCGGATGCCAAGCGGCTTCCACTGACCACTCTACAGAGGACATTAACGGACCACCTAAATCGCTACGCGCAGTACTTGATTGTTGCAACGGACGCGTCGGTTTCTGCGGAGCGCGCTGGAGCTGGCTTGTACTTCCCACAACTTGATTCCCAGTTTCCGGTTCGCCTCCCTGACTTTACCCCACCCTTTGACAGCGAGTTCTTAGCTATGGCCCTTGCCCTTAGGAGGGTTCCTCCCGCCTTCGAACAAGTTATCCTGCTGTCGGACTCCCTATCTGTCATTTCAGCCTTGGCGTCGCCGTCAGGCTTCCGGGCTCCCTCAGAGTCATTGGTATCCATCTTGGCTCGGCTTGCCCCACCTCATATTCGCAACGTCATAATCACGTGGATTCCTGGCCACTGCGGACTCACCTTTAACGAAATCGCTGACACCCTCGCTAAAATGTCCCTCTCCGGAGAGATTCTTCCTCTCCTCCCAGTACTTGCTCGTACTTCTGTTGCCAGGTACAGACGGCTCACAAGTCTGTCTCGAGCTGCCCCCCCACGCCCGCCATATGAACACCTCGTCTTTTCGTGGAACCCTAACCTCTGCAGCTCAAGGCAGACAGAAGTCTTGGTGACGAGAGCTCGATGCCTGGCGCTGCCGCTAAATTTTTACCTCCACCGTGCTGGACGGTCTTTGTCCCCTGCTTGCTCCCACTGTGGCCAGGATGAAACAACTGAACACTTCTTGCTAACCTGCTCTCAGCTCGGCCAATTACGCCGCAGACATATCTGGACACCCTTACGCTTGTTAGGAGCCCCACTCTCATTGGCGTCAGTGTTGTCTCTCGGAGCATCACACACTGCGCTCTGTCATAGGGCTGTGGTAGCGGGTCTTGCATCCTACATCGCGCTCTCCAACCGCTTCTAGTCACTTCCTTCCTACACTCATACACTctcacgtacacacacattcatacagccATCCTTTTGGCCCTGCATAGTCGTcatacgcatattcctacatacgtgcatatccagttcctgcattagtcaTCACATGTCATATAGGTCATAAGATACTTGGATCCGACTTGGCCTTAGTTcccatcattactgcacagacataaacaTACATCTCacgccccttttgtcctggccaatctcccttagtggctcacggccattacctcattggtagaagaagaagaagaagaagaagaagaagccgcTTGTCCCGCCGTCACCTGCGCCGTCGTTATGAGCCACCGGTCAAACATGGCAAACCCCGATGTGATGTCGGTGAGTTCTTGGGCCTCAGATTGTGTGTAGAGCTTCGTGAACGTCATGCAGTGAGAGTTATATTGCGAACGCCGTGGCATAAAGGGAGATTCCCGTGAagagattttaaaaaaaaagggctcACATGGAGGCctagggtgtagttccgtagacaGGCTTATAGATTTTAAGAATTAGCCAGCGCGTTTGAAAGTTAAATAACACTTTGAAGTGAACGAGGGTGATATAGCGGATAGGAAAATTCAAGGATTATGAACAAGTGCAGGAAGAAAATTGTTTATGCGCGTTTGTAAAATACCATTTGAAGGCGCTCATCTACAGGccgtgtgcagaaaaacatgacccgcctTTAGGCACATACcttgttgtctacctaactaacgaactacCGGTGCCGCACGAtggtgcatttatgcgtgcgaaatctgcagaagaagcgtggaagccatactcagcttagaAAATAGACAGAGCAACGAAAACTTTggcctccgtgcatcagaatagggcaacatggcggacgcagggcagttgtgttcaagtaccgctaggggagctatcggtgcagaaatcgaaacgatgtcccacatggatgctcatcggtgcctgcacataactctcctgagaccgccatgcactaccatgcactgtcatgactgCCCTATTCTAATACATGGAAGtcgatgttttcgcgctctgtttatttttttacgctaagtatggcttccagaattttttgtagctttcgcacgcataaatacgccatcgtacgccaccggaagttcctcgggtaagtagacaacgagttacattaAAAAATTCCGGTCACGTTTTTCTGTACACACCCTGTACAGCGGCGgccttgctaagcctaacaGAGGTGGAGGCCGCCATTTTAGTAAGGCGGAGAAGTGGTGACTGACGCCACATGGGGAGCAAAACAGGTGAGGCAGTGGTGACAGAAAAGGTGTTTGAGATTTGCAAACCTGGATCCAAAAGGATTTTCAAAACGTTTCATTTCACAAGATACAGGTGTCTTGACAGTGGAGGAAGTGTtaagatgaaaagaaaaatggggaATGTGCGCTATTACAGACTGTTCATGTAGAGCATCCGTGACTGCAGTGTAAGGTTTGGTCCATGATTTTACATATTTCGCTTGTTGGACACTGTTCACGGAGACTGTGAAACCGTCaccgaggttaggtcaggccaggttttTACGTATGTCACCCGTTGGAGGCTTTGTTCgcgtagactgtgcaaccgtcaccaaggttaggttagcCCAGGGGCCAGGTGTTTGCGTATTTCATCCATTGGAGGCTGTGTTCGCGTAGACTGTACAACCGTcatcaaggttaggtcaggccaggctTTTACTTATTTCGCCTGTTGGAGGCTGTGTTCACCTAGACTGTGCAActgtcaccaaggttaggtcaggtcaggtttTGTGtttaacgcgttgcagatttaTGTTGGATCAGCGATGTGCACCTGGAGAGCTTGTCAGTGAgtaaagcacagaaaaaggaaaataagagTTATTGTGGTTGATATATTGCATAATGTGAGAAATATCGTAACACTGAGCACTCATCACAGCCTGCTGGAAGatggcatttgtcacgaatggcCTATCAGAAAACGAATTTGGTGTGCTCTTGAGGTGATGATTTTAGTCCAAACCTGTATATATTACGCTAATGTCGTGCAAAGTTTTATCAAATGTCTCCTTATTGTTGCGCCTGCAATCACAGCGCATAGAAACTTTGCAAATGCTACCCCACGCTGTTATTTATGATGAGGCCTCCACTGCGACTCAGTTTGGTTTGTGTTGGCCCCTGTGTCCGAATCAGTGTAGTTTAAGCTATGGTTTGCTGTCAAGTGTTAGAATTCATTCTGATCAAGCCCCATGTAGCCTATCCAGCAATCAGTATATTTTATTTCCAAGTACTTGGTGttaagtaatgtttggtgaactttcgtgatatgttctgactcaaaacttcgtaatccctacTGTATGTCAGCTCGGGTCTTTCAGCTTCTGGCGCGTGTTTATTACTTTGGTGACCAATGAGATAAATGCCGGGATtttcttgtacctaatccccggGGGGATTCACCTTGCAATATGAATAGTAACcattttctgacgaaggggtcgggctattgacaagcagaggtgggcgtttgtcctcacgagcctcgccctcacctcagttttctgggagaaaaattttcctcacctcacctcaaaaaaattttgaaattttttcctcacctcacctcaaaattgttttaaatttttcctcacctcaaaaaatggtttgaaatttttcctcacctcacctcacctcagatGAGTTTTTGGGacctttcctcacctcacctcaattttttcaagctatttgtgtattcgatgtgacATTCGCAGGGATTGAAGAATCTTCATCAGTAAAGtcgcgttggctttgagtgactgccaatgaactcgtgaaattgcttagtcaatataacgtttttttttagctgGCAGATTTGACCTAATCAATCACAGAAAATacttcgtggaacgattgttatacgCGTAAAAGTTGCGCGTATCACCggtgagagaggag is part of the Ornithodoros turicata isolate Travis unplaced genomic scaffold, ASM3712646v1 ctg00000746.1, whole genome shotgun sequence genome and encodes:
- the LOC135374791 gene encoding uncharacterized protein LOC135374791; amino-acid sequence: MSSWKTIDSSTNSDHLPILFVVPCSATRNSSSRILNNRRLQSQKLDALLAQCDSLSSVDWASHTLSSVAQSLQQSSFCVTKRTTSPCAPWWNDDCARAYRRRKAAWKQVLANTCYVNWKNYQFCKALFKRSVATAKREFYSGRNTFLSAPNRRKALHRHIALLRSSSSAVSTDLTVLSDTDFKARLEEIAKGLSLRFFDAMPLGSALPSSCVGYHDVSADELEFVVQSLPGTAPGPDGISAATVKSLWANHRPALLNLVNTSLQYAWIPATWKVARIVIVKKAPSNGLTLDNIRPIALTSVLCKTVERIINRRLLSHVVSRGILAAHQIGFRPHCSIWLAHTNIESQIRLAKEMRHLSALVALDIAKAYDSVIHAVLLQRLLDTATPPYLLTWIANFLSGRTFFCSDGRFVSSAYPQSKGVPQGSVLSPILFNILMSSLPCDPEVLTVTYADDIAFFASAPSLPELYAKLQAYMNTLSTWLDSVHLSLNVAKSAILVFPLDAAISIDLRVGLQSVRQVSQLKYLGVWYDEALCWSQHIDYLSAKASKALCILHRCCSPRIGMRRTALLYIYKLYIRPILEFGCVLFSSLPDWRLSKLYILERRALRLCLGLPKYTANDALLSEARLPSLKERFRSLTICCYLSQRQHPIALENNESMRDTRLWLTRRWHRRNTPQLLFAEQLLAPLRISLADVCVLGPHRDAAFIQVSEIFHADAKRLPLTTLQRTLTDHLNRYAQYLIVATDASVSAERAGAGLYFPQLDSQFPVRLPDFTPPFDSEFLAMALALRRVPPAFEQVILLSDSLSVISALASPSGFRAPSESLVSILARLAPPHIRNVIITWIPGHCGLTFNEIADTLAKMSLSGEILPLLPVLARTSVARYRRLTSLSRAAPPRPPYEHLVFSWNPNLCSSRQTEVLVTRARCLALPLNFYLHRAGRSLSPACSHCGQDETTEHFLLTCSQLGQLRRRHIWTPLRLLGAPLSLASVLSLGASHTALCHRAVVAGLASYIALSNRF